The Flavobacterium faecale genomic sequence TTCTCTTGGCGCGTGATGCTGATGGAAAAAGCAGGTTATACCGAATTTATAGTCTCAGACAAATTAAATAACAAAAGTATTCGGGTAAATAACACACAATTTTTAACTCCGTTTCAAGAAAAGCAAATGTCTTTTCAACCCGATTTTATATTAGAATACGCACATTATTTAAAAGAATATTACCAACAACAAGGGTTTATAAATCCCGAAGTTCATGTGTCGAGTTACGTCGCATTGAACGGAAGATTAAGCAAACAATATATAAACCCAAACATCAATTTAGCAAAAGAAAATGAAAGCTTTACACACAAAACTTGGATTCTCCCGTTTAATGACGCTATCAAAGGGCTATAAAGTAGCACTCCTATTATTGTTTTCGATTACTAGTTTTGCGCAACACAAAATTGCAGGAACAGTGACTGATAATAAAGGGAACAAATTAGCACAGGTTGAAATATTCAGCAAAACAACTGGCATCAAAGAATTTTCTAATTCAAATGGGCAGTTTGAATTCAATTTTAAATCCCAAGGGAGTCACGATTTAGTGTTTTTCAAGAACGGATACAGCATCGTAGAACAAATTAGCATCACAACAGGAAGTGATTTGACAGTTGTTTTGACTAAAATCAATAATCTGTCTGAGGTAATTATTCGAAAACAAAATGACAGGCTACAGTCGATTCGAAAACTAAATGATATTGAGGAAACTGCTATTTATGCAGGTAAAAAGACCGAAGTAATCAATGTCGAAAAATTGACTGCCAATAAATCAACTAACAATGCGCGACAAATTTTTGCTCAAGTAGTTGGTTTAACGATTAACGAAAGCTCTGATGGTGGTTTGCAATTGAGCATTGGAGGTCGCGGATTAGATCCCAACCGAACCGCTAACTTTAATACACGTCAAAACGGTTACGACATAAGTGCCGATGTTTTGGGGTATCCTGAGAGTTATTACACTACACCAACAGAAGCCTTAGAAGAAATTCAAGTGATTCGTGGTGCAGCATCTTTACAATATGGAACACAGTTTGGTGGTATGATTAACTTCAAATTAAAAACTCCTTCTTTAAAACCGATTGAAGTTACAACCCGAAATACTATTGGTTCCTACGGATTGTACACCAACTTCACTTCATTAAGTGGTACTAAAGGCAAATTTAGCTACTACGCCTTTTTTAATTACAAACAAGGAAATGGGTACAGACCTAATTCTGATTTTGATAGCAAGAGCTATTTTGCCAATCTAAATTACAAATTCAACGAAAAAACATCCTTGCATTTTGACTATACCTATTATAATTACTTGGCGCAACAACCAGGTGGTTTGACAGACGAGCAGTTTAATGAAAATCCAAAACAAAGCAATAGAACTCGAAATTGGTTTGCTGTGAATTGGAATTTATATGCCTTACGTTTAAAACATAAGTTTGACGAAAACTCTGATTTCTCATTGCAATTATTTGGACTGGATGCCACTAGAAAAGCATTAGGTTTTAGAGATAACCGCATCACCACGCCCGATCCTATGGGTGCACGTGACTTGATTCTGGGTGATTTTGTTAACTGGGGTGCCGAAGCGCGCTACCTAAAACGCTATTATATTGGAGAACAAAAAAGTGCGTTTTTAATTGGTGCCAAATATTACCAATCCCGTAATACACAACAGCAAGGTCCAGGTAGCTCAAGTTCTGGCGCCGATTTTACGATCGCAAATACCGAATATCCTTTTTATGCCAATCAATCAAATTTTACTTTTCCGAATCTAAATCTTGCCATTTTTGGTGAAAATATTTTTAAAATCAATGCTAATTTTACAATTACACCTGGTTTTAGAATCGAAAAAATACGAACGCAAGCTAAAGGAACTTACCAGAAAATCAATCAAGATTTGGCAGGTAATGTTATCTTGAATGAAACCGTTTCAGAAGATATTGTTAAGGACAGAAACCTATACCTGCTAGGTGTAGGATTGAGCTATAAACCTAAAAAAGGAATGGAAATCTATGGTAACGTCTCTCAAAACTATCGTTCGGTAACTTTTAGCGATATTTTTACCGTTAATCCTAGTCAGGCAGTAGATCCCAATATAACAGATGAAAAAGGATATACATCAGATATTGGAATACGAGGAAATCTTGGTCAGAAACTAACCTTCGATTCTAGTATTTTTGGATTGTACTACAACAATAAAATCGGGCAATATGACGGTACCAATGCTTCCAATAACATTGTAAAAATCACCGCAAATACTGGAACTGCGTTTACGTATGGATTTGAAACGTTATTAGATTGGAACATTGCCAAAACCTATTTCCCTGCTAAAGAAAATTTGAGTTGGAATGTATTTACCAATTCCTCAATTACAGGATCTACTTATCTAAAATCAGATATACCGACGGTGAAGAAAGGCTACAAAGTAGAATTTGTGCCTAGATACAACATCAAAACCGGAACGAGCGTAGGGTACAAAAACTTTTTGTCAAGCGTGCAGTTAACGTATGTGTCCTCGCAACTATCGAGTGCGGGTAGCAATACATCCAACAATGTGCTAACTGGAATTTCAGGATCGATTCCTTCTTATTATGTAGCCGATATTTCGACTTCTTATAAATGGAAAAATTTTAAGCTGGAAGCAGGTATCAATAACTTTACAGACAACAGCTACTTTACCCGTAGAGCGACTGGATATCCTGGCCCTGGAATCATTCCTTCAGATAGAAGAACATTTTATACCACACTGCAGTATATGTTCTAGCTCATAGACGAACAGCATTTTAAAACCCATTTAGAAAAAGCAATCAACCGCAGTTTCTGAATGGGTTTCTTTTTTAAATAGGTTTAAACTTTGAAAGCAGTCTGGCAAATTGTATAAAAGTTATCCCATAAGACAGCTTTATATTTGTAACTGTGAACATCACGACTTTTCGAATGTAATATAGGTTGAAAACACAACTAATCGCTTTTTATTCGAAAAATAAAATAAAAATAAAAAATTAAATAGTATGAAAATGACAGGAATAGTACTCGTAATTATTGGAGCAGTAATGATGTTTTATACCGGTTTTAATGTAGTAACCAAAGAAAAAGTGGTTGACATTGGACCCATCGAAATCAACAAAGAAAAAAACAACCCAGTGAGTTGGTCTCCAATTTTAGGAGGTATTTTGTTGGTGGGCGGTATCGTTATGTACACGACCTCAACTAAAAAATAAATTGTTTACTGTATTTGAGAACGCAACATTTTGAAGTATTCAAATGCTTTTAATAATCGTGTTCCGTACCATGAAAACATCTCGCCATCAACCAATACGATGGGTGCTTTAAAATTATCTTCTTGCAGTTCGTACCCGTCTTCTTTTTTGAAAGGATAGGGTTCTGATGACAAGAATACTGCTTCAGGATTGGCCTCTTTTAATTGGTCAATAGTGATTTCGGGGTAGCGAATGGCTTCCCCGAAAACATTTTCGAACTTATTCAAAAGTAATAGTTCGTTGATATATGTTGAAGACCCAGCTACCATATATGGATTTTTCCAGATAAAATAGGCTACTTTTTTGGTGGATAGGTCTTTTACATTTTCTTTAAAATTCTTCAAACCGAAAGCCAACTTATCATTCCATTTACGAGCTTCAACACGACGGTTGAAGAGCTGACCAAAATCGGTTATCATTTGAAAATTATCTTCAATAGTCACGATATCAGTGACCCAAACTGGGCATATTTCACTCAATTGCGCAACCATTTCTTTGGTATTTTCCTCCTTATTACAAATTATAATATCTGGTTGGAGCAATTTTATTTTTTCGAAATGTATTTTTTTCGTCCCTCCTACTTTGGTCTTCACTGATTTCAAATGGTACGGATGAACACAAAATTTGGTGATGCCCACAAGTTGCGCTTCCAAGCCCAAATCATGCAGCAACTCCGTTTGTGAGGGTACCAACGAGATAATACGTTGTGGCGTTTTCAAAAAAAAATGTGCTTGTCCTATTTGGTCAATCAAAGTAGTGTCTTTCAAATCTAAAGAAATTTATTTTTCGAAAATTAAAATTTATCCGCCATGATTGTTTGCATTTCTTGTTGCATTTTCAAAGCTTCTTCTCTTGCTTTTTCGGCAAAATCGGCTTCTTTGGATGCATAAATTATTCCTCTTGAAGAATTAATTAACAAACCTATTTTATCATTCATTCCGTATTTGCATACCTCAGAGAGACTACCGCCTTGAGCACCAACGCCAGGAACAAGTAAAAAACTGTCTGGAACAATTTGACGAATGGCCGTAAAATATTCTGCTTTGGTCGCTCCTACCACATACATGAGGTTTTCGCTGTTTTTCCAAGATTTTGAAGTTTCTAGAACCTGCTTGTACAATTCGTTCCCGCCAACATTCAAGGTTTGAAAATCAAAAGCCCCTTCATTGGAAGTCAAGGCAAGCATGATGGTGTGTTTGTTTTCGAACGCTAAAAATGGCTCTACCGAATCCTTACCCATGTAAGGCGCTACTGTCACACTATCAAAATTTAAATCTTCAAAAAAAGCTTTGGCATACATTGATGATGTGTTACCAATATCGCCACGTTTTGCATCTGCGATGGTAAAAATATCAGGGTAGTTTTCATTGATATAATTAATCGTTTTTTGCAAAGCCACCCATCCTTTGATTCCGTAGGCTTCAAAAAAAGCAATATTAGGCTTGTACGATACACACAAATCGTGTGTAGCATCAATAATCGCTTTGTTAAACTCAAAAATAGGATCTTCAAGTGCTAATAAATGTTGCGGAATTTTGTTCAAATCGACATCTAGACCTACGCATAGGAACGATTTTTTTAGTTTGATTTGTTCTAATAGTTGTTGTGTTGTCATGAAGTAGTTTTCTTGTGGTGCAAATTTACAAAGTTTAATCGTTTTATAAATGCATTCTTCAATTATTCGAAAAATAAGACAATTGAAATAGTACAACATTATTTCTTGATCGAATAACAACTCAATTCATACATGAATAACACGGAAGTTCAAAATTTCTTACTGAACTAGTGCTAAAATATTGAGATAAGAATTTGAGACCTCTTTTTAACTATATTTCGAAAGCGTAATTTGCCATTTAGCTTTAAGACTAACTGTTTTCTAATATTCCCCCAGCTAAATTTGATTTCAAGTCTTTAACGGTTATTAGGTTTTAGCAATCTCAAAAACAGTAGTATCTGCAATGGCGTAGATGGTGTTTTTTGTTGTTGGCTTGATAAAGTACTTTCCGGTAAACGAGCCGAAAGCGGG encodes the following:
- a CDS encoding ABC transporter substrate-binding protein; translated protein: MKDTTLIDQIGQAHFFLKTPQRIISLVPSQTELLHDLGLEAQLVGITKFCVHPYHLKSVKTKVGGTKKIHFEKIKLLQPDIIICNKEENTKEMVAQLSEICPVWVTDIVTIEDNFQMITDFGQLFNRRVEARKWNDKLAFGLKNFKENVKDLSTKKVAYFIWKNPYMVAGSSTYINELLLLNKFENVFGEAIRYPEITIDQLKEANPEAVFLSSEPYPFKKEDGYELQEDNFKAPIVLVDGEMFSWYGTRLLKAFEYFKMLRSQIQ
- the pyrF gene encoding orotidine-5'-phosphate decarboxylase, translated to MTTQQLLEQIKLKKSFLCVGLDVDLNKIPQHLLALEDPIFEFNKAIIDATHDLCVSYKPNIAFFEAYGIKGWVALQKTINYINENYPDIFTIADAKRGDIGNTSSMYAKAFFEDLNFDSVTVAPYMGKDSVEPFLAFENKHTIMLALTSNEGAFDFQTLNVGGNELYKQVLETSKSWKNSENLMYVVGATKAEYFTAIRQIVPDSFLLVPGVGAQGGSLSEVCKYGMNDKIGLLINSSRGIIYASKEADFAEKAREEALKMQQEMQTIMADKF
- a CDS encoding TonB-dependent receptor domain-containing protein, encoding MKALHTKLGFSRLMTLSKGYKVALLLLFSITSFAQHKIAGTVTDNKGNKLAQVEIFSKTTGIKEFSNSNGQFEFNFKSQGSHDLVFFKNGYSIVEQISITTGSDLTVVLTKINNLSEVIIRKQNDRLQSIRKLNDIEETAIYAGKKTEVINVEKLTANKSTNNARQIFAQVVGLTINESSDGGLQLSIGGRGLDPNRTANFNTRQNGYDISADVLGYPESYYTTPTEALEEIQVIRGAASLQYGTQFGGMINFKLKTPSLKPIEVTTRNTIGSYGLYTNFTSLSGTKGKFSYYAFFNYKQGNGYRPNSDFDSKSYFANLNYKFNEKTSLHFDYTYYNYLAQQPGGLTDEQFNENPKQSNRTRNWFAVNWNLYALRLKHKFDENSDFSLQLFGLDATRKALGFRDNRITTPDPMGARDLILGDFVNWGAEARYLKRYYIGEQKSAFLIGAKYYQSRNTQQQGPGSSSSGADFTIANTEYPFYANQSNFTFPNLNLAIFGENIFKINANFTITPGFRIEKIRTQAKGTYQKINQDLAGNVILNETVSEDIVKDRNLYLLGVGLSYKPKKGMEIYGNVSQNYRSVTFSDIFTVNPSQAVDPNITDEKGYTSDIGIRGNLGQKLTFDSSIFGLYYNNKIGQYDGTNASNNIVKITANTGTAFTYGFETLLDWNIAKTYFPAKENLSWNVFTNSSITGSTYLKSDIPTVKKGYKVEFVPRYNIKTGTSVGYKNFLSSVQLTYVSSQLSSAGSNTSNNVLTGISGSIPSYYVADISTSYKWKNFKLEAGINNFTDNSYFTRRATGYPGPGIIPSDRRTFYTTLQYMF